The genomic region GTCGCGTGCCCCAGCATGCTCGAGCGCGAATGCAACACGCCAGAACAGATGCGTTTTGCCAGCGGTCTCTGTCGTTTCAGGGAGCTCGCGCAGATAGTGGAGGCGCGCTGAGGCCAGGGGCGTCCCCAAGCCGAATGTGTCTAGTTTCCTGATGTATCCGAACGTATTCACTCTACAAGGCCGAGCCATCAAAAGTCAGTGCCCTCTAGCTAGCTTGACTACAGCCCAGCCTTAAGCATGTATGTGTGCATGCCAGCTCAGGACCCAACCGATCTTCCAGCAGCTAGTACTTCGCAGCTTCGCCTCCTCTGGCAGAACCGTGTCGCCTCCTCGAAGCCTCACCCACCGCGCAGCCGCACGCTGCTGCTGCGTGACCTCACCTGGCCCGATCAGCAGGCTCACCACGGCGGCTTCGACGCCGAGACCGCTCGCCTTCTAAGCCACGCCATCCGCACGGCCGAGCGTCCATCATCGCGCACCGGTGCCTCCAAGCCCCGCCCCAGAGCCCTAAAGCCCTCAAGGCTGACCCCCGGCACCTCGCTGCTGCGCATCTGGCACGGTGTCACCCACGAGGTCCACGTCGAAGCCACTAGTCGCTTCTCCTATCGGGGTAAGCCCTACCGCAGCCTCTCAGCGATCGCCCGCGAGATCACCGGTGCCCGCTGGTCCGGCCCGCGCTTCTTTGGTCTCCAAAAGCCCTGAATCGACTGGATCTTCCGGGTGATCTATGGCTTATGTGTCTCTACAAGCCATGCCCAAGCGCTGCGCCATCTACACCCGCAAGTCCCACGAGGAAGGCCTCGACCAGGCCTTCAACTCGCTCGATGCGCAGCGCGAAGCCGGTCTTGACTACATCCGCAGCCAGAAGCACGAGGGCTGGACGGTCGTTGACCGCTATTACGACGACGGCGGCTTCTCCGGGG from Phycisphaeraceae bacterium harbors:
- a CDS encoding DUF2924 domain-containing protein, encoding MPAQDPTDLPAASTSQLRLLWQNRVASSKPHPPRSRTLLLRDLTWPDQQAHHGGFDAETARLLSHAIRTAERPSSRTGASKPRPRALKPSRLTPGTSLLRIWHGVTHEVHVEATSRFSYRGKPYRSLSAIAREITGARWSGPRFFGLQKP